The DNA segment AAGTGGGAGCGAGCCCTCGAGGGGAGGGTGTCCCCTTTTACCAGTCAAACAGCTCCGCTAGgatgaatttaaattgttttagcTCAGCTTTGAAGGAATACTAAAGCTAGACACTGTTTTTACAAGCAAGCTTAAGGATGTTGGGtttcattcacaaataattacctTTAAGTTTCATAATTATGTGAGTCAAAAGCATTCTCATGCTAAATGTCCACTGGATTCACAACAGGTGTGTATGCATGTTAATTTCTTAGACTGGTTAGACACCTAGTTGTTAATGAATTTGGATTATTCTGGACTATGGGCGAGGAGCATAATACACACCCAGATGATCTCCATGTAAGGGCTTGTTGCACACCATCTTCTGTACAGCCATTCATCATCAAAGATCTTTACAGACACTAGTGCTATTCTCAAAAGAAGTCGAAAAACAAACTCCAAACAACAGATCTGTTGAATTTTTAAGGAGAATCTATCCCAGGTCAAGATATAAtgattttcataatttaaaaaaaattaattaatccaATTAATTCATAGTTTTATTAAAGTTCCATGGTAtggtttgttttaattatttctttgttcaaatgttatgttcatttttgtttatttatttgtacatttaaatggttttgtttgttgattttgtttAGCACTTTGGTATGGAATTTCATTTCCGCCACttgataaaacaaataaaaaaaatgtaattgcgactttttgtcTCGCAATTTTAACAGACTTTCCTAAAATTGTGTGACATAAActttgaattgtgagaaaacgtAGAGTTgagagatttaaacttgcaattacaaattattacaccagaattgtgagatatatgaactcgcaattgtgagaaaaaagtcagaattctgatatacaaacttgcaataaaAAAGGCTAGTTGCGactttatctcaaaattcttttttctcacaattgcaagtttatatcaaacaattctgacttcttttttccctcagaattgcatgatattaaTTTGCAGTTATGaattacactaccgttcaaaagtttggggtcaataagacttgtaatagtctttaaagaagtcttttatgctcatcaaggctgcatttattagattaaaaatatagaaaaaaaaacagtaatattgcaaaatgtttttacaatataaaataatgttttttattttaacatactttaaaatataatttattcctgtgttgaaaagctgaatttttatcagctgttacttcagtcttaagtgtcacataatccttcagaaatcattctaatatgcagatttattataaGAATGAttaatgttggataatatcaaatattttttggaacctgtgatttttttttttttttttttttttctttcatgaataacaagtttaaaaagtacagtgtttattcaaaatataaatattttataacaatgtaaattatttattattaacttttaataaacttttaattattaacttaatacatccttggtgaatagtattaatttcttaaaaaaaaaaaaaaagaaacaataaaaatgtactgaccccaaacttttgaacggtagtgttagttagaattgtatgatataaactcgcaattgcgagaaaataaaaaaattgtaatttcacttttttttattacgtttatatcttgcaagacttcatttctcagaattttgtttatatgtcgcagatctgactttataatttgcagttgcgagtttatatcacacaattctgactttaaaattcgcaactgcaagtttgtctcacaattctgactttttcagaattgtgatataaacttgcaattgcaagaaaaaagtcggaGTTgggagatttaaacttgcaattacgaaTTATtacaggagaagttcacttccagaacaaaaatttacagataatttactcacttgctatccaagatgttcatgtctttctctcagtcagtacttctgcagtgatgtaggatgattctgaagttggagaaaatgagatgggagttttacataccctaactttcttgaaccggaatacacagagctagataagacaagcatttgaagtTATATgattgggggcaccattgaagtccgctatatggagacaaatcctgaaatgttttcctcaaaaacaatttctttacgacagaagatagaaagacatgaacatcttgaataacaagggagtgagtacattacctgtaaatttttgttctgaaagtggacttctcctttaagtcagaattgtgagatgtataaacttgcaattctgagaaaatataaGACAGAAAATACCCCCTCTGAATTGGACATTATAACTTGctattcagagtttatatctcacaattctgagaaaaaccaaaaaaaaactttttcatcaTACAATCCTAActtaatttttcagaattgtgagtttatattccgcaattttaacttttatatcacacgattctgactttaaaattcacagttgcaagtttatatctcgtaattctgactttctttctaagaattgtgtgatgtaaacttgcagttgcgagagAAAACTGACTGGAtgttataacttgcaattctgagtttatatctcacaattctgagaaaaaaaaaaagaaaaaagaaatcagaaCTCTGAtatacaaacttgcaataaaAAAGgtagttttgactttttatctcacaattctgactttatagttcacaattgcaaatttattctgactttttttttttttttttcaggattgtgatatatactcgcaattgtgatgtcgcaattacccttttttaatgcaaatttatatattacaattctgaggaaaaacgtcagaattgcaagatgtaaactgacaattgtgaggggaaaaaaagtcagaattgtaacaaaaagttgcaattacccttttttattttttattcggTAGctaaaatgggcttccatagtttggtgtatttaatttaattcccACTATACatccaatatttatatttctttatccATATATTCATCATTTATAATTATCAATGCATCcataatttatatgaatttattaacccatccatccatccatcatttatatgaatttatatgtatctcttatttatatttattcaaccattcatccatccatccagtttATATTTATCCGCCCGTTCGTCCGTCCTTCtgtagttttattatttgttgatgtatttatttacatttggtTCTTTATATTTGTATGGTTATTGTTGGTTCTTGTGTTTTATACAAattttgaatcagtttgatTGCAAGCTGACTGATGAATCTTGAttttatgcatgtgtgtatgtacaGTTGGTTAATGAATAGCAGCCATTGTAATCGGACTTGACAGGAAGTTTTGCATTACATCAAGATTTTGACGTAGAAACACATTTCGACAACTGTGCAAATAGATTAGGACCAAAAAGACCCTTTGTTATGAACAACTGATGGTACAAAAGGCCAGTCAATTAGGCTGCAAGTTCACCAGTGCAGTATTTAAAGAGAACAAAGCAACATTGATCTGCAGCTCCGTAATGAAATTATCTGCAGTGCTTTGGAGAGAGCCCAGCACAAGCCTTGGATACAGAATGTTTGTCTAGACCAACGACGCAGGGAAAGCCACAACCTAAAATGAATTTCGATCTGGAGCACGGCTCCGCTCCACTGACGCTCACAATCACATTTGTCTCTCCGTCCTGCTAAAGATGATCAAGTAGCTTCCTTCCACCCTTGCAATGGGCGGATGTCTTGTCCAGATGTAATACAGCACAGATTAGGATGATGTGTTTGTAAAGACAAGACACAAAAGAGAAGGGAAAAGAGGGAGGACATTCAGAGGATGAGGACCTGAATTCACTTGAATATATAATAGAGTAGTGTAAAATTTTCTATAGATTAAgctttacagtatattttgacATGTGGGACACAATAGACtaaaatttgctttttttttttttttttttttttttttttgaaaaatgattgaGGTTAAATAAAACTCAGTGTCTGTAGACAACATCTTTGACATGGTCTTCTTTGTGATCTgttgaattttcaattttacaataatcaataattaagtaaataatgcaattaaatattAGCATATAGGTTTCATATATGTTTCAATTAAGTAAACATTGATGTAGAAAAATGCGGTTTCAATGCGGTTTgtgttacaataaaataaaataaatatacctgacttattttttttttagaaaaaaaatatatatataatttacaaaataaattattattgcaaaattaaattttgcaattctgactttaaaattagtagttgtgagtttatatctatattttgcaatatagaaaaaatgtagaaaaatgacatttatgtagaaaaatgacaaaaaaggaACTTATACATCTTAAAATTTACAcagcttaaaaaaatacagcttaataaaacatttttaataaatattaacaaatgagaATGGACCATTTCAATGTGGTttgtgttaataataaaaaaaaatatatatatttctgactttatttctcagaatttagtttatatcttgcaattctgacttttcccccCAGAAttctaaacttgcaattgcaagaaagaaaTGTTGCAATTACCCTttttaattgcaagtttatattttgcaattcttgACTTAATTTCTTAGATTTGTGAggttatattttgcaattctgactatataatTGAGTTTTCAATGTGGTTTGTGTTaaacataaaatgattaaattaaaataaattaaacgtAAAACTTAAACTTTATGCTGTCGCATTAGTCCTCAGCATGAAAATGAGGGAATAACAGTTTGTCCAGTTTGCATAAAATGTGTCGTCTAGACTTGCCTCTGaccgaaagaaaaaaaaaaatcttggacACATCTGGGCATTGCAAATTTAATTAACTTCCAGTACTAGGGAGCACTATAAAATTAACCCGAGGCACTGCATCCTCAGCATCCGCAGAATATATGCgaacattgtaataattattgtcCATTTTTTGTATGCTTTAACTTTTAAGTATTGCTGCTTGTGGCTACATCtgtgtataatataaatttggTGCCGCATGCCTGCTTGCTAGGCTTCAAATGTAGGAGTGTTCatgcaaagagaaaaaaaaaaaatcaacagaaaaaaaatctgagctAATTATCTGCATGCTACAGATATTGAACAAATACTGAGTTTTATATGTATGACAATAAGCCGTTAAGAACTTGGTCTTTCATGGTTATTAAACCTGTATGCACTTGCGCAAAGACACAGACCTGCATCTGCACATTTCTTTCTCTCATATGTCTTGATGTTGCAGCAAAGACGTATGTAACAGATCTGTGCATTAGAGCTAAGACAGAGCCTGATCACACATCAGTCACACAGACATCTACCAGAGTAAATGACATCTCCTTCACCTTGGCTCTCAGCATCTGCAGATCTGCGTTGAGCGATGATTGAGTTTGTGCGATGGTCTGGGGGCCTGAGGCAGAGCCTGACGCCGGAAACACAGATTGAGTCATTGGAGTTGAGGAAGGACAGGGGCCGGAGTGCAGCGAGTTTCTCAGACATGATTAGGGGTTGGCATCTCCTGGGTTGTTTCACTCTAATCAATTTGATCATTAATGCAACTCCAAAGAGTTCCCCATCATAGAGattgttatttatttgcagCGGTTGCCAGGtcctggaaaaaaaagtgtgaagatGAAGGTTGTATGGATCGGTGTTCTGGGTAGAGAAACAGGCCAATTTGTGTCCCTTTATTAAGGAAGGAACATGCTGTACTTCAGAAATGTCCACCTGATTGCTTCTGTGCTATTTCTAAGTCACAAATTGCTCTCTTGGTCCATCGACTGATATTTTCACTGTGCTCAGACTGAATGAGTGTGTCCAAACATGATTTATAAAAAGATgatgttttccatttaaaaatgaaaaatactggccaatttttgttttaagaaatttCAAACCTAAAACAcagttaattatatatatattgtgaaaaaaacaaaacaacgcaAGACAGAATGTTGCCACATtgtgtatattgtttttttgtcatgCTGCAGCAAATTAATAGCAGACTAGCTGCTATTAGCTAGtccaaaagaaaaatttaaaaaaagtaaaaaaaatttatttaatttaattttttttaacctccATTGTGATATTAGGactgttctgttttttaaatgtcaaaatgacaTGATTTAATTTAGAGATTACAAACGTTGGTCCAAGAAGAGGTGTGTCAAgtcattttttaattgcattttttgtattcgttttacaataaaaacgcATCACGCCATTCActcaaatgcattttgaatCTTGTCATAGTCAAATCATGAAAGAGCAAATTCTGTTTGTCTATGGTACATTTTCATCAACTACTGCATATTTACTCTTGTTTCTGTCATCTTCCTGCAGATAAGCCAGAGAACTACGACATCTGGTACGAGAGCAAGTTTGAGGAGTGCGACAAGGAGGCCTGTCTCTCCTTCTCTAAAGACATGTTATGCTCACGGGTCACAGTGGACCACAACTATTACGCCATCTGTCAGAATCTGCTTTCACGATATGCTATGTGGCGGGGCAGCTCCGGCGGACTTCTTCACGACCCCCCGCCACACATAGCCAAAGACGGCCAGCTTGAAGCCCTGTTGGACGAATGCGCCAACCCTAAAAAGCGGTACGGCCGCTTCCAGGCAGCTAAAGAACTGCGCGAGTACTTAACCCAGCTAAGTGGTACCGCTAGGTAATGACCGCCCACATACGCTCAACGTTCACCCATCAACGTCCGACGACATCTTCAGGGTTTGGGGATCCCCGTTAGAAGGTCTGACAACGTTTTGTGACTTTATCTCAGACCAATCGTCCTTCACTACAATCcgttatgtgtacattttgtttCGCTTGcgttgatttttaaattattgaaatgtcTTGAGTTCAttgcttttattaaatgatttgttttgcGATAAAGGCAGTGGTTGCGTCACCATTGTCAGCGTCCTCTGGTTTTCCGCTGGAGGTTTACCTGCAAAATTGCGACGCTACGAAAGGCAGCTGGGAGTGGTAGTACAcaagcattaaagggatagtttacagaaaaaataattactcacccttatgttgttccaaaccagtaagacctttgaccttcagaacacaaattaagatattttgaccCTGCATGAACAGCAACGCATTACCACATTCAAGCACtcaaacaaaataatgactattccgtgtcagtctttggtTGCACCACCGAtgtcatggactattttaacaatgtccttactacctttctgggccttgaatgtggtagttgctgtctatgcagggtcggaAAGCTTTCGaacttcatcaaaaatgtctttatttgtgCTCTGAAAATGAGCAAAGGTCTCACGGGtttgggtgagtaattaatgacagaattttcattttttgggaaactatccctttaactctgTCCAAAACTTTTCAGCGAACGTCTTGTGCTTAATTGATTCACTTACATTCCAGGAAGAATGAGTTTGGCGTAAAGCATAATTTTGAGATGGTAGAGAGGATGTGGAAGTCTGTACATAATTAGAGCAGATTGGAGAGGGGAAATGAGTTGGAATTGCTTTGCATATACCAAAGAGTCTGGTTCTGTGTAACTCAAACCTCTGAATGAAAAGGGCAGAGCCTAAAAACGAGCATAGTCAAACCACCCCGGAGCAGATTCATGAATGTGGTTAGACTTGTTACGAAGATTTGTGTTTGTATTAATCAAGCAAAGTCCAGAGAGACGGCCACAATGAATCCAAATTACGTAGCGCTATTAAATCAGAGCGGGGTCCAGGTCTCTAATTGGCCGTTAACTATAAATAATGTACCGGCACATGGCATGATGCGGCACTATCAAGCTCCTCGACGTGCAAACGTGCATCCGCACAGGTTGAAATGGAACTTTCTATCTTTAAAATCCATCTTAACATTTCAATTTCACAGCTCTGCAattgaattaatcaaaatttaattaaacgtCTCTAACACTTAAGATCATTTAACTTTGAGCCATCAGCCTGCTGTTCCCCCCCCCCCCTCCCCTTCCCTGGTTTGATTTTGCACTTGGTGGACCAATGAATTAGATCAGTATGCTAATGAGTATGCGTTAGATAATGAAGTACGCTAGCGCTTGACTGACAGCATCACTCCATTGAGCCTGGATTTTGAAAGCTAGCTAATCACTTTTCTACTTGATGTTTCTGCCAGtgcaaatgaatgaaatgaattaagattttaatctttttatttccaTGTTTGGGTTCTGGCCAGTCAAAGTCAAAGCAATAAGTGTCCATCAGCCATTATCCGTGAAGATCCCTCTGCTCTTGTCAAATCTAAACCGGTGACCGGATGGCCTCTCTTTAGGTGTTGGCACGTGAGAGATTTTTTGCGTGCATAAACAACTGTCCGCTTTTGTACTGTACTTCTATTTCAGTTGAGTATTATATCAGCTGTGTCTGATTTTACTGTGCCTTTCATTCAGAAGTTGTATTTACAACTTTTTAGTCTGTTTAAATatcaatgaataaatgaatatatataaatgactatatatatatacttccaGTGTCTGTTGTCTCAattatttttcatgtcactgcattaaaagtcatttattttatagtttgtACACAAGCACTATTGCTCACAATCATTCTGGCATTTTTCTGCACTTATTAAGGTAACTCAATCTACTCGCTAGTGTAGTTACTAAATATCGCCACTAATATGAGCTGTAACAATACATAAGGAAAACTGATATGAGATTAATGTATCTAGGAACAGATGTGAGTGTCTTTACTGACACATTCATGTGAGGGTCAAATGAGGGACATTTAAGCTCTGTTCAATAGTGAGCTGGCTTGGTTTTTGTTTCTATACACGTGCATACTGAAAGAAACAGAGAGGGCAAAAGtacacatccttcactcaagtagaagtacagatactcatgtttaaaaatactctggtaaaagtagaagaACTGACcacacttttttacttaagttaaagcaaagaagtatgggctcagacatgtacttaagtaaaaagtacccattactactacctgttttagtgtcatgcTGGTAACTGGACCACACATtatattgacacattaatacaatataaaaaaaattctgaaaccatgaacaacccttttttttttttttgtatggccatttcaaataaatgtttaaaaccttaGGCTGGGGCTGTGCAGAATAAGAAAAAGGCAtctctcttgaactgcaccttcATTTCCCCAtttccttttcagtctcttcattttccatgatatctctctgcatctcacgTTTCCTTttggaaaattttttttttatattttttttttttttttttttttttactaattttcttgtacctgtcacTGTCACCATTTACTGTTATAAGCAGAACTGTCTCCAGCTTGTTGCAAAACAACTACCTCATTACATTCTATTTACAGTGACAGTTTTATTTaagttcaatttaaagtatcataTTATgaccaggtttttttttttttttttttcttaaaatggcTTGAATACTATAGatttgacaaaatattattttctaaattacctaaatgtcaaaatt comes from the Labeo rohita strain BAU-BD-2019 chromosome 24, IGBB_LRoh.1.0, whole genome shotgun sequence genome and includes:
- the dipk2ab gene encoding divergent protein kinase domain 2Ab isoform X2, which gives rise to MVAVNYVGEELWSFFNAPWEKRVDLAKQLMDIAEQLTNNDFDFALYLLDVSFDNFAVGPRDGKVIVVDAENVVVADKRLIKQNKPENYDIWYESKFEECDKEACLSFSKDMLCSRVTVDHNYYAICQNLLSRYAMWRGSSGGLLHDPPPHIAKDGQLEALLDECANPKKRYGRFQAAKELREYLTQLSGTAR